A window of the Mesotoga prima MesG1.Ag.4.2 genome harbors these coding sequences:
- a CDS encoding Gfo/Idh/MocA family protein, which translates to MKVNLGIVGAGIASRELHLPALRRLTELFKITAVNSRTRRKAEEFAKIAGGDVEVFDSYEEMLNSDVVDAVVLAVPIALNPQMIEAARKANKPVICEKPVAATTKEAIRLLHLPGNTPIYIAENYRHIEVYRKAEILIKEGRLGKPLAFSWLKWVDFGQDNKYVQTKWRQTPQHIGGFISDGGVHDVAALRKILGNVEEVSGFSEKNFDYLGAENSAVFNMTLGSNVIGNYSVVYGAPASLNRFEIVCTEGIVQVDKDEATLEIYSSDREKLFLNKTDGFAEEFTDFHRVLEGQINSLGSVEEAVMDLATIEAGLISAKEKRVVRVDSLLNES; encoded by the coding sequence ATGAAAGTCAATTTGGGTATTGTGGGTGCCGGAATAGCATCTAGGGAGCTCCATCTGCCCGCGTTGAGAAGACTGACCGAGTTATTCAAGATTACGGCCGTGAACAGCAGGACTAGAAGAAAGGCTGAGGAATTTGCCAAAATAGCTGGTGGCGATGTTGAGGTCTTTGATTCGTATGAAGAAATGCTGAATTCTGATGTTGTGGACGCTGTTGTGCTTGCAGTTCCAATTGCCTTGAATCCACAAATGATTGAGGCGGCAAGAAAGGCAAACAAGCCGGTTATCTGTGAGAAGCCAGTAGCGGCCACTACTAAGGAAGCCATCCGATTGTTGCATCTTCCAGGTAATACTCCCATTTATATAGCGGAGAATTACAGGCATATCGAGGTTTACAGAAAGGCCGAAATACTTATCAAGGAGGGAAGACTTGGCAAGCCTCTGGCATTCAGCTGGTTGAAGTGGGTAGATTTCGGGCAGGACAACAAATACGTTCAGACTAAGTGGAGGCAGACGCCTCAGCACATCGGTGGATTCATCTCTGATGGAGGGGTACATGATGTGGCCGCGCTTCGCAAGATTCTTGGTAACGTTGAGGAAGTAAGCGGCTTTTCGGAGAAGAATTTCGACTATCTTGGTGCTGAAAACTCCGCGGTCTTCAATATGACTCTGGGTTCCAATGTGATTGGTAACTATTCCGTCGTCTATGGCGCCCCCGCTTCTCTAAATAGATTTGAAATAGTCTGCACAGAAGGAATAGTCCAAGTTGACAAAGACGAAGCTACTCTTGAGATATATTCCAGCGACAGGGAGAAACTCTTTCTTAATAAAACAGATGGTTTTGCCGAAGAGTTTACTGATTTTCACAGGGTGTTAGAGGGTCAGATTAACTCTCTGGGATCAGTTGAAGAGGCAGTTATGGATCTTGCCACCATAGAAGCGGGACTCATTTCCGCAAAAGAGAAGAGAGTTGTAAGAGTTGACTCTTTGCTAAACGAAAGCTGA
- a CDS encoding trans-sulfuration enzyme family protein produces the protein MRGFNTRAIHAGEEKKINDAVSTPIFQTSNFLADDVKYMDESSEVLYTRVGNPSIGVVERKLSDLFGGTGGVFFSSGMGAITTVFLSILKSGMNLVISRNIYGGTQSLISDLPGMGVEIRRFDQSRIDELETLIDDKTGIVYVESMSNPDLILSDIEGIARITREKEAVLVVDNTFLSPYNFRPLEYGADVDIQSLSKYVNGHSDVIAGFAAFKDSGLEKRVRKVMIKLGTNGAPFDAFLVGRGAKTLGPRMELHNRNAREVAEFLSKNPKVLRVSYPSLKASVPACFSECRGFGGVVYLELESLSAAKSFIRRSELFLEATSLAGVESLATIPVLTSHASLSAEQLRDAGLSEGGVRLSVGIEDLEDLLSDLDFAMKGI, from the coding sequence ATGCGGGGATTCAACACAAGAGCAATTCACGCTGGTGAAGAGAAAAAGATAAACGATGCGGTTAGCACACCCATCTTTCAAACATCTAACTTCTTGGCAGATGACGTGAAGTACATGGACGAAAGCTCGGAAGTTCTTTACACAAGGGTTGGAAATCCCTCTATTGGAGTGGTAGAAAGAAAGCTATCGGATCTGTTCGGCGGAACTGGCGGCGTCTTCTTCTCATCTGGAATGGGTGCCATAACTACTGTTTTTCTGTCCATTCTCAAATCCGGAATGAACCTGGTGATCTCGAGAAATATCTATGGAGGAACGCAAAGCCTTATCTCCGATCTGCCGGGAATGGGAGTTGAGATAAGGAGATTCGATCAGTCACGAATTGATGAACTGGAAACTCTTATTGACGATAAGACGGGCATTGTGTATGTCGAGTCGATGTCGAATCCCGATTTGATTCTTTCAGACATTGAAGGGATTGCTCGAATTACTAGAGAAAAAGAAGCTGTTCTCGTAGTAGACAATACGTTTTTATCTCCGTATAATTTCAGGCCGCTCGAATACGGGGCAGACGTAGACATTCAGAGTCTGTCCAAGTATGTGAACGGGCATTCAGATGTCATTGCAGGGTTTGCCGCCTTCAAAGACAGTGGTCTGGAAAAAAGGGTAAGAAAGGTAATGATCAAATTGGGTACAAATGGGGCGCCCTTCGACGCTTTTCTGGTTGGCCGCGGGGCGAAGACTCTTGGCCCTAGGATGGAATTGCACAACAGAAATGCAAGAGAAGTGGCAGAATTTCTCTCGAAAAATCCAAAAGTACTTCGGGTTTCTTATCCTTCGTTGAAGGCAAGCGTACCGGCCTGTTTCTCTGAATGCAGGGGATTTGGAGGCGTAGTTTATCTCGAACTGGAAAGTTTGAGTGCAGCTAAATCGTTCATAAGAAGGAGCGAGCTGTTTCTTGAAGCTACTAGTCTTGCCGGTGTTGAGTCTCTTGCAACCATTCCCGTCTTGACAAGTCATGCTTCTTTGTCTGCCGAGCAGTTACGCGATGCAGGTCTTTCAGAAGGAGGTGTAAGACTCTCTGTCGGCATTGAGGATCTAGAGGATCTTCTGTCCGACCTAGATTTCGCTATGAAGGGAATTTAG
- a CDS encoding DUF2207 family protein, with protein sequence MKRKFERKYFFIIFMMVSGFFIFIALGNGFWRESAPYKIDSVEINAKLDEQGDLHVEELSVYILSRNNRTASKKLHLSYPSVLKSYSVEIPNDAGFVKEISSSPGGFDARIFLEQEVSEFVMNTEYVISGVVEVGSDIAVLSYRFWEPNSDAMTRDISLAMELPETIISRLTEDDISVRPFKEASFEIEGNLVKLQMKSVLSNASGEIKISFPKSIANTMPNAVNTTISKSALRKEHESAMFQQAFLSGLIGFQIAVPFFVIFFTFILFGIEPQVKSEIGYRLYDVPGYLLNAVIKNPFQEIDHNGFLSTIMEMHNSGEIQIGENTISFETSEKGIPTQQKWALQTLKSLRRNEDGSIEIPDAESDAFSFDEFKEQYGFWRKHAMRVVKSGRFYEYLGSTVMSVFSILYLIIWSLILKFVFGNWQVYLSFPDESLAISIVLYADWCLGWLLLVLPKNIFARWTPSGRLFYMEWKKTEKELLSKQSWTNDDIAKLVALGHLQDIISNRKRVSDQQLTLLRQLQRLEMIFNKVRP encoded by the coding sequence ATGAAAAGGAAATTCGAAAGAAAGTATTTCTTTATAATATTCATGATGGTCAGCGGCTTCTTCATATTCATTGCCCTGGGTAACGGATTCTGGAGAGAATCTGCCCCTTACAAGATAGATTCAGTCGAGATAAATGCAAAGCTCGACGAACAAGGTGATCTTCATGTTGAAGAGCTTTCTGTTTACATACTTTCCCGTAATAATCGCACGGCATCCAAAAAACTACACTTATCTTACCCTTCGGTTCTGAAGTCTTATTCGGTTGAAATTCCTAATGATGCTGGATTTGTGAAAGAGATCTCCTCTTCTCCGGGAGGTTTTGACGCCAGGATCTTCCTTGAACAGGAAGTGAGTGAGTTTGTCATGAATACCGAATACGTTATTTCGGGAGTCGTTGAGGTGGGTTCGGATATAGCTGTGTTAAGCTATAGATTCTGGGAACCGAATTCCGACGCTATGACAAGGGATATTTCTCTCGCTATGGAGCTTCCAGAAACGATAATTTCGAGACTTACAGAGGATGATATTTCTGTTAGACCATTTAAGGAAGCGAGTTTTGAAATTGAAGGAAACCTTGTCAAACTGCAAATGAAGTCGGTTCTTTCAAATGCTTCTGGCGAAATCAAGATCTCATTTCCGAAGAGCATTGCTAATACGATGCCAAATGCGGTCAATACAACTATAAGTAAAAGTGCATTGCGTAAGGAACATGAATCCGCTATGTTCCAGCAAGCCTTTCTTTCTGGTTTGATTGGCTTCCAAATAGCAGTTCCTTTCTTCGTGATCTTCTTCACATTCATACTTTTCGGGATCGAACCACAGGTGAAGTCTGAAATAGGCTACAGACTCTACGATGTGCCGGGTTACCTTCTCAATGCTGTAATCAAGAATCCCTTTCAGGAAATTGATCATAACGGGTTTCTATCTACGATTATGGAGATGCATAACAGTGGGGAGATACAGATTGGTGAGAACACAATATCTTTCGAAACAAGTGAAAAAGGAATTCCGACACAGCAAAAATGGGCTTTGCAGACGCTGAAATCTCTTAGAAGAAATGAGGATGGATCGATAGAGATCCCTGATGCAGAGAGCGACGCCTTTTCTTTTGACGAGTTCAAAGAACAATACGGTTTCTGGCGGAAGCATGCTATGCGTGTTGTAAAGTCGGGGCGGTTCTATGAGTATCTGGGTTCAACTGTAATGTCTGTGTTTTCTATATTGTATCTAATAATATGGTCACTGATATTGAAATTCGTCTTTGGGAACTGGCAAGTTTATCTCTCCTTCCCCGATGAATCGCTGGCGATTTCAATAGTCCTTTACGCCGATTGGTGTCTCGGCTGGCTACTTCTCGTTCTTCCAAAGAATATCTTTGCTCGGTGGACGCCTTCTGGAAGGTTGTTCTACATGGAATGGAAAAAAACCGAGAAGGAGCTTCTTTCAAAACAGTCATGGACTAATGATGACATTGCAAAGCTAGTTGCTCTTGGTCACTTACAGGACATTATTTCCAACAGGAAGAGAGTATCTGATCAACAGCTCACTTTGCTGCGCCAGCTACAAAGACTCGAGATGATTTTTAACAAGGTGAGACCTTGA
- a CDS encoding glycoside hydrolase family 36 protein: protein MLKIRVSSIEEFLLADRKEFKMEAGNFVYIYDFERLTDSPGILLRISVVNRSDAPKKVGKIDLLEIEDVSEPVYYNGWQSWLPFKAYWEQPIVDPFVQYADSHEISLFSATPIPEILREGRRPSDYFIATDELVVGFLSSRFSHQYFLWNDDQCNIRGSADLFGAELAPGESVQLEKMVIFGKDSLWSMLENYASLIKKSNKVEFNDFSGVGWCSWYQYFSDITFEQLSKNIRLLAEIRDREKIDYRLVQLDDGYQEDIGDWLETNSKFPELKEIASEIRKRKFSAGLWIAPFSASETSKVFREHQDWFVRNEDGSPRIAYRNWGKKIFSLDTTNPKVLEHLRDLIVSIRRSGFDYLKIDFLFAGAIPGRRYREDCGPIEAYRIGMKAIRDAAGKDCFILGCGAPLLPSVGFVDGMRIGSDTSPQWNGEAMDIGIPSARFSLRNAYTRAFMHRRLWLNDPDTVILRKCEMTEEEKRIFALSVGLLDGMMINSDDMELVDSQGISLLKEAIMLKGGEPRVFLDGMNSVFATCTRKANYCNVTSFVNLTDTPRHSIKLKEMYENWSGVKPPVKEVELPPKSIWIAKSDSCDI from the coding sequence GTGCTGAAAATAAGGGTCTCTAGTATCGAGGAGTTCCTTCTGGCGGACAGAAAGGAATTCAAAATGGAGGCAGGCAATTTTGTTTATATATACGACTTCGAGAGACTTACCGATTCGCCGGGGATTCTCCTCCGGATTTCAGTAGTGAATAGATCTGATGCTCCGAAGAAAGTCGGAAAGATAGATCTTCTTGAAATAGAGGACGTTAGCGAACCCGTATATTACAATGGTTGGCAATCATGGCTACCATTCAAGGCTTACTGGGAACAACCGATTGTGGATCCTTTCGTTCAGTACGCCGATTCACATGAGATAAGTCTCTTCTCAGCAACACCTATTCCCGAAATCTTGAGGGAGGGAAGAAGACCAAGCGATTACTTCATTGCCACTGATGAGTTGGTTGTTGGATTTCTATCCAGCAGATTCTCGCATCAATACTTTCTCTGGAACGACGATCAGTGCAATATACGCGGCTCGGCAGATCTCTTTGGGGCTGAACTGGCGCCAGGTGAATCAGTTCAGCTCGAGAAGATGGTGATTTTTGGCAAAGACAGTTTGTGGAGTATGTTAGAGAATTATGCAAGTCTTATCAAGAAAAGCAACAAGGTCGAGTTCAACGATTTCAGCGGTGTCGGGTGGTGTAGTTGGTATCAATACTTCTCAGACATCACCTTTGAACAACTGTCAAAGAATATTCGGCTGCTCGCGGAAATTAGAGATCGAGAGAAAATCGATTATAGACTGGTTCAGCTTGACGACGGATACCAGGAGGATATTGGTGATTGGCTCGAAACAAACTCCAAATTTCCTGAATTGAAGGAAATCGCTTCCGAAATAAGAAAGAGGAAATTTTCGGCGGGTCTCTGGATTGCACCGTTTTCTGCGTCTGAAACTTCGAAAGTCTTCAGGGAACATCAGGATTGGTTCGTGAGAAACGAAGACGGCTCACCGAGAATTGCCTACAGGAACTGGGGAAAGAAGATATTTTCCCTGGATACTACGAATCCCAAGGTGCTTGAACACCTGAGAGATTTGATTGTCTCGATAAGGAGATCTGGTTTTGATTATCTGAAGATCGACTTTCTTTTCGCCGGTGCCATTCCCGGAAGGAGATACAGAGAGGACTGCGGTCCGATCGAGGCTTATAGAATAGGCATGAAGGCTATAAGAGATGCCGCCGGAAAAGATTGCTTCATTCTTGGTTGCGGCGCGCCGCTTCTCCCTTCGGTAGGATTTGTGGATGGTATGAGGATTGGATCTGATACCTCTCCACAATGGAACGGTGAAGCTATGGATATCGGTATTCCCAGTGCAAGGTTTTCACTAAGAAATGCTTATACAAGAGCATTTATGCATAGAAGACTTTGGCTTAATGATCCCGACACGGTCATATTGAGAAAGTGCGAAATGACTGAAGAAGAGAAGAGGATCTTCGCCTTGTCCGTGGGACTGCTTGATGGAATGATGATAAACAGCGACGATATGGAACTGGTTGATTCACAGGGAATCTCACTTCTAAAAGAAGCGATAATGCTAAAAGGAGGAGAACCTCGTGTCTTCCTTGACGGAATGAATAGTGTTTTTGCCACTTGCACTAGAAAGGCCAATTACTGCAATGTGACTTCATTTGTCAATCTTACTGACACGCCTAGACACTCCATAAAGCTCAAAGAGATGTATGAAAATTGGTCAGGAGTTAAGCCTCCGGTTAAGGAAGTCGAGCTTCCACCAAAAAGCATATGGATAGCAAAAAGTGATTCATGTGATATCTAG
- a CDS encoding glutaredoxin family protein yields MNAKVIVYSTPSCPWCKRAKDYFRTNGIPFKDYDVSKDRAKAEEMVKKSGQMGVPVITIGSQVIVGFDKNRIDNLLGIH; encoded by the coding sequence ATGAACGCAAAGGTAATTGTGTATTCCACACCGTCTTGTCCTTGGTGTAAGAGAGCAAAGGACTATTTCAGAACCAATGGGATTCCTTTCAAGGACTACGATGTGAGCAAAGATAGAGCTAAAGCAGAAGAGATGGTAAAGAAGAGCGGACAGATGGGTGTTCCAGTCATAACTATTGGTAGTCAGGTAATAGTCGGGTTCGATAAGAATAGGATAGATAATTTGCTGGGAATCCACTAA
- a CDS encoding DMT family transporter, which yields MAEKERDRLLAYFAGIGSSVIFGLSFLFTKNALEYTNPMYFLSYRFSVAFVTISLLRALGVIKVRPYKSIFKDLLLLSLVQPVMYFIFENVGVSLSTSSEAGILLSTIPIFVLIFARVFLKERLAAPQVFSVLTALLGIVLITAGKGLSTGGSVLGPIILLGSTVSAAFYNILSRKASVRFKAWEITYHMMTMGFISFTLIAVVTSLIKGEFSFYILGLGTPQVAIAALYLGTLSSVGAFFLINFMLSKLEASRSTVFVYLSTVVSLLAGVVFRGERFGPLQVIGISLILLGVWGANALARRKTREESK from the coding sequence ATGGCAGAGAAAGAAAGGGACAGACTTCTGGCCTATTTTGCTGGCATTGGTTCTTCGGTGATATTTGGTCTTTCCTTCTTGTTTACGAAAAACGCTCTTGAATATACAAATCCGATGTACTTTCTTTCGTACCGGTTTTCAGTCGCTTTCGTGACGATTTCTCTCCTGAGAGCGTTGGGTGTAATCAAAGTAAGGCCATACAAGTCTATTTTCAAGGATTTGCTTTTGCTCAGTCTTGTTCAACCGGTCATGTACTTCATCTTCGAGAACGTTGGAGTCTCACTGTCGACATCGTCCGAAGCTGGTATCCTGCTTTCGACAATTCCGATATTCGTTCTTATATTCGCCAGAGTCTTTCTTAAGGAAAGACTTGCCGCTCCTCAAGTGTTCTCAGTCTTGACCGCGCTACTGGGAATAGTTCTGATAACAGCCGGGAAGGGTCTTTCAACGGGCGGCAGTGTCCTTGGACCCATCATTCTTTTAGGTAGCACAGTTTCAGCTGCCTTCTACAATATTTTGTCAAGAAAGGCTTCTGTCAGGTTTAAAGCATGGGAAATAACATATCATATGATGACTATGGGTTTCATCTCTTTCACTTTGATCGCTGTGGTAACATCTTTGATAAAAGGAGAGTTCTCTTTCTACATTTTAGGCTTGGGTACACCTCAGGTTGCCATAGCAGCGCTTTATCTGGGCACTTTGTCATCGGTCGGAGCCTTTTTCCTCATCAATTTCATGCTTTCTAAGCTTGAAGCGTCGCGATCAACGGTATTCGTTTATCTGTCGACTGTCGTATCTCTTTTGGCCGGAGTTGTCTTCAGAGGCGAGAGATTCGGTCCACTTCAGGTAATTGGGATATCTCTAATTCTTCTGGGAGTTTGGGGTGCCAATGCCTTGGCGAGAAGAAAAACAAGGGAGGAGTCAAAATGA
- a CDS encoding glycoside hydrolase family 13 protein, whose amino-acid sequence MMLVKKMMIILFLTVMTLGCGVSFLTTSESTPSVVVMEKSMTLEMMRLENDWWTAEVSLEPGRYRYYFTTEESSFPDERNDEKSYENEREMSVMIVEDFEVLHDSVRHSVGDRDYLNPINHDEYYFAVSAPTDVPFEAKIVIDGERYPLEYLRDFGNQSFYRTERLSVEELEYYFEIQTDSGLVFLDSLGLCRKPRIPYCFSKESLPISYFDLPDWSKGATYYQIFPERFANGDPRNDPPNVQEWNADPDYANLGGDGFFGGDLKGILDHFDHLLELGVDAIYLNPIFESPSSHKYDTEDYLKIDDNFGDDQLFEELLTAANDSDVKIILDGVFNHTGYDFFAFKDLRERGEESPYVDWYFVKRFPIRKVQDRAMTYVGWNGYAYMPKINALNKDWQSYVERLVRKYDCDGIGGWRLDVATEVDPLFWTDFFRPLLKSLDDEMILVAEFWGDARSLLRGKSFDSVMNYPFKDAVVEYVFRAGNSAAKFAAMTNLYLNAYPPQTLHSLWNILDSHDTERILTLAFNQIDLMKIAVALQMTFIGSPVIYYGDEIGMKGGRDPENRAPMIWDEERWNHDVHDFYKALLDLRRSHESIRTGEYEVIAAEGPVFSFRRWKATDEVIVITNPSREAAFFSPSMEGEFTEYLTGETISFFGGEIKVPPLTVWILTPRDSVN is encoded by the coding sequence ATGATGTTAGTAAAGAAAATGATGATCATCCTTTTCTTAACGGTTATGACATTAGGATGCGGAGTATCTTTCTTGACCACATCGGAGAGCACACCTTCAGTAGTAGTTATGGAAAAATCAATGACACTCGAAATGATGAGACTGGAAAACGATTGGTGGACAGCAGAGGTTTCTCTTGAACCTGGTAGATACCGTTACTATTTCACCACAGAGGAATCGAGTTTCCCAGATGAAAGGAACGATGAAAAATCTTACGAGAATGAAAGAGAAATGTCTGTGATGATTGTCGAGGATTTCGAGGTCCTACATGATTCTGTCAGACACAGCGTTGGAGACAGGGATTATTTAAACCCGATAAACCATGATGAATACTATTTTGCAGTCTCGGCTCCGACCGATGTCCCTTTTGAAGCCAAAATCGTAATTGATGGGGAACGCTACCCGCTTGAATATCTACGGGACTTTGGAAATCAGAGCTTCTACCGCACAGAAAGATTAAGCGTCGAAGAACTTGAATACTACTTCGAAATACAGACCGATTCTGGACTTGTCTTTCTCGACTCTCTTGGACTCTGCAGAAAACCCCGAATTCCCTACTGTTTTTCGAAAGAGAGCCTTCCGATTTCCTACTTCGACCTCCCTGATTGGTCAAAGGGAGCAACATACTATCAGATATTCCCGGAGAGATTTGCCAATGGAGACCCGAGAAATGATCCGCCAAACGTTCAGGAATGGAATGCCGATCCCGATTACGCAAATCTTGGAGGAGACGGTTTCTTTGGTGGCGATCTCAAAGGGATTTTGGATCATTTCGATCACTTACTTGAACTGGGGGTAGATGCAATATACCTCAATCCCATTTTCGAGAGCCCCTCAAGCCATAAATATGACACCGAAGACTATCTGAAAATCGATGACAATTTCGGAGACGACCAGCTCTTCGAGGAACTTCTAACCGCTGCCAATGACAGCGACGTAAAGATCATTCTCGACGGAGTGTTTAATCACACTGGATACGACTTTTTCGCCTTCAAGGATCTAAGAGAAAGGGGAGAAGAATCTCCCTACGTTGACTGGTATTTTGTGAAACGCTTTCCGATAAGAAAAGTTCAGGACAGGGCAATGACATATGTTGGGTGGAACGGCTACGCATATATGCCGAAAATAAACGCTCTTAACAAAGATTGGCAATCATACGTTGAGAGACTGGTAAGGAAATACGATTGCGACGGAATTGGCGGTTGGCGTTTAGACGTCGCAACAGAAGTAGACCCACTATTCTGGACCGACTTTTTCAGACCGCTTTTGAAAAGCTTAGACGATGAGATGATACTTGTCGCTGAGTTTTGGGGTGACGCTAGATCTCTGCTAAGAGGTAAGAGTTTCGATTCTGTCATGAATTATCCTTTCAAGGATGCTGTTGTAGAATACGTGTTCAGAGCCGGAAATTCCGCAGCTAAGTTTGCTGCTATGACAAATCTGTACCTGAATGCTTATCCACCCCAGACTCTTCATTCTCTATGGAATATTCTCGACAGTCACGACACCGAAAGAATCCTTACTCTTGCTTTCAATCAGATCGACCTTATGAAGATCGCTGTGGCTCTCCAGATGACGTTCATTGGCAGTCCAGTGATCTACTATGGAGATGAGATAGGAATGAAAGGAGGTCGTGACCCTGAAAACAGAGCGCCAATGATCTGGGATGAAGAGCGCTGGAATCATGATGTTCACGATTTCTATAAGGCTTTGTTAGATCTTAGAAGATCGCACGAATCGATCCGCACTGGCGAGTATGAGGTCATTGCCGCTGAAGGACCGGTTTTCTCTTTTAGAAGATGGAAGGCCACTGACGAAGTAATAGTAATAACCAATCCCTCACGAGAGGCTGCATTCTTCAGCCCTTCGATGGAAGGTGAATTCACAGAATACTTGACTGGAGAGACTATTTCATTTTTTGGTGGGGAGATCAAAGTTCCTCCCCTAACGGTGTGGATTCTTACTCCAAGAGACAGCGTTAACTGA
- the galK gene encoding galactokinase, with protein MLKRYFVAPGRVNVIGEHTDYNQGFVMPVAIDKYVLLSIERTDESVIALSSAGREPVSFREESIEKTGDWSDYLKGVFWVLKDNLGVDFGGMKIKISSSIPEGAGLSSSAALEVALILALNSVYGLKLGDKELYSFAQQAENEFVGVQCGIMDQFAAVMGKKDTAIFLDTLEMRHEYVPLELGEYTFVVFDSKVHHSLSSGNYNTRRAEANKALEILGKNSYREVSMIDLFPNRGKLGDLYYRRALHVVSENMRVLEAMKMMSNSNFENLGRILIQSHESLALDYEVTCEETDFIVDTLREIGGVSGARMIGAGFGGSVLALCEKIEMKKIVEVMKIRYKERFGIDLDSYEVRPSDGAREVDATFPL; from the coding sequence GTGTTGAAGAGGTATTTTGTTGCGCCCGGTAGAGTTAATGTCATTGGTGAACACACCGACTATAACCAGGGATTCGTTATGCCTGTCGCGATTGACAAATATGTATTACTGTCGATTGAGCGGACAGACGAGAGCGTCATTGCTTTGAGTTCTGCTGGAAGGGAGCCAGTCTCATTTCGGGAGGAAAGCATAGAAAAGACCGGCGATTGGAGTGACTATCTAAAAGGAGTTTTCTGGGTTTTGAAGGATAACCTTGGCGTTGACTTTGGAGGGATGAAGATCAAAATCAGCTCTAGCATCCCTGAAGGTGCCGGCCTCTCAAGCTCAGCTGCTCTTGAAGTTGCTCTTATCTTAGCGTTGAATTCGGTGTATGGACTTAAGCTGGGGGACAAAGAACTTTATAGTTTTGCTCAGCAGGCCGAAAATGAGTTTGTCGGTGTCCAGTGTGGAATTATGGATCAGTTTGCAGCCGTGATGGGAAAAAAGGACACGGCAATCTTCCTAGACACTCTCGAGATGCGCCACGAATATGTACCGTTAGAGCTTGGTGAATACACATTTGTCGTATTCGACTCCAAGGTTCATCATTCTCTCTCCAGTGGTAACTACAATACTCGAAGGGCCGAAGCAAATAAGGCTCTCGAAATACTCGGGAAGAACAGTTATCGAGAGGTCTCCATGATTGATCTCTTCCCTAACAGAGGTAAACTTGGTGATCTATACTACAGAAGAGCGCTACATGTTGTTTCTGAGAATATGAGGGTTCTAGAGGCCATGAAGATGATGTCGAACTCGAATTTCGAGAATCTCGGCCGAATATTGATTCAGTCCCACGAATCACTGGCTCTTGATTATGAAGTAACTTGCGAAGAGACTGATTTTATCGTTGACACTCTACGAGAAATTGGAGGTGTCTCCGGTGCAAGAATGATAGGAGCAGGATTCGGCGGTTCGGTACTCGCTTTATGTGAAAAGATTGAGATGAAAAAAATAGTTGAAGTCATGAAAATCAGATACAAAGAGAGATTTGGAATTGATCTCGACTCTTATGAAGTAAGACCGTCAGATGGAGCGAGAGAAGTGGATGCCACCTTCCCGCTTTAA